A portion of the Bdellovibrio bacteriovorus genome contains these proteins:
- the rpoB gene encoding DNA-directed RNA polymerase subunit beta has protein sequence MERTPVTASNIRVRKSFAKNKQVIDIPNLIELQKSSYEAFIQKDMDPDRRGEAGLNGVFKSVFPITDFNNTASLEFVSYTLEPAKYDVDECRQRGMTFAAPIKVTLRLIVFDVDEETEARSIRDVKEQEVYLGEIPLMTANGSFIINGTERVVVSQLHRSPGVFFDHDGGKNNASGKLIYSARVIPYRGSWLDAEFDQKDLIHVRIDRRRKFPVTILLKALGYNAEQLLEYFYDLDEVYARDGKLYRKLDIERMSGQRALTDIEDPKTGEALVKAGRRITRAIVKKIKDLNITELSVEPKDLEGKVLAKPLIDESTGEIIADANAELNTAIINRAIEAGIDRFFMIFFDGLTVGPYLRNTLLVDKVSNKDESLIEIYKRLRPGEPPTLEAATTFFGRLFFDPETYDLSEVGRIKINHRFSISMDECPPSHRTLTHKDILSTIKTLIDLKNGRGVIDDIDHLGNRRVRSVGELLENQYRIGLVRMERAIRERMSLQDVETMMPHDLVNAKPVNAVVKEFFGSSQLSQFMDQTNPLSEITHKRRLSALGPGGLTRDRAGFEVRDVHPTHYGRICPIETPEGPNIGLIASLATYARINNYGFIETPYRKVEQGNVSKDINYLSALEEAGHHIAPAARDEAGNKAIQTPTTITRRDGEYEIVDKDKVALMDVSPSQLVSIAASLIPFLEHDDANRALMGSNMQRQAVPLLRSRAPLVGTGVERLVARDSGTSVVAQNDGIVEEVDASRIVIRRFAKGGELGANVDIYNLTKYQRTNQNTCFNQKPIVTVGDRISKGDIVADGPSTELGELALGQNILVAFTPWQGYNFEDSILISERLLKDDVYTSIHIEEFECVARDTKLGKEEITRDIANVGEEALKDLDSSGIIRIGAEVRPGFILVGKVTPKGETQLSPEEKLLRAIFGEKAGDVRDTSLRAPSGVYGTVIDAQVYSREGADRDERLSLIIEEKKRKLEKDLAVEQNVIKNNAISKLRDILVGKTTNGVLLNEDGSQKLLNKGQIITESDIETVPFELLNYIPLEQDLEFQVNKIIDNARNQLDAVKLVFNEKIDRLRKGDELPPGVIKMVKVYVAIKRKMQVGDKFAGRHGNKGVVSKVLAAEDMPYLADGTPVDMVLNPLGVPSRMNIGQILEVHLGWAAHNLGKQLGAHLDKWNAENARKDMKDIFNDTDISAKLDKADDGSLKSIVTRMKNGIHVGTPVFDGARETDVKGLLDKAQVPTSGKSVLFDGRTGEPFTNPVTVGIMYMLKLHHLVEEKIHARSIGPYSLVSQQPLGGKAQFGGQRLGEMEVWAIEAYGAAYSLQEFLTVKSDDVAGRTRMYESIVKGENILEPGLPESFNVLVKELQSLALNVELMESDILRDQDEDFDGDDMMEVEVTPAPVSSGNDEQGQH, from the coding sequence TTGGAAAGAACTCCAGTTACCGCTTCGAACATTCGTGTTCGTAAGTCTTTTGCAAAGAACAAGCAAGTCATTGATATCCCAAATCTGATTGAACTACAGAAATCTTCTTACGAAGCTTTCATTCAAAAAGATATGGATCCAGATCGCCGTGGTGAGGCGGGTCTTAATGGCGTTTTCAAATCTGTATTCCCAATTACAGATTTCAACAACACTGCAAGCTTAGAGTTTGTAAGTTACACTTTGGAGCCAGCAAAGTACGACGTCGACGAATGCCGTCAACGTGGTATGACTTTCGCCGCTCCTATCAAGGTAACTCTTCGTTTGATCGTCTTTGACGTTGACGAAGAAACTGAAGCACGCAGCATCCGTGACGTAAAAGAACAAGAAGTTTATTTGGGCGAAATCCCACTTATGACTGCGAATGGTTCTTTCATCATCAACGGTACTGAGCGCGTTGTCGTATCTCAGTTGCACCGTTCTCCGGGTGTGTTCTTTGACCACGATGGTGGTAAAAACAATGCTTCTGGTAAGTTGATCTACTCTGCACGTGTGATTCCTTATCGCGGATCTTGGTTGGATGCTGAATTCGATCAAAAAGATCTTATCCACGTACGTATTGACCGTCGTCGTAAATTCCCAGTGACAATTCTTTTGAAAGCATTGGGATACAACGCGGAACAATTGCTTGAGTACTTCTACGATCTTGATGAAGTTTATGCTCGTGACGGAAAACTTTACCGTAAATTGGATATCGAAAGAATGTCAGGCCAACGTGCATTGACAGATATCGAAGATCCAAAAACAGGTGAGGCGCTGGTTAAAGCCGGTCGTCGTATCACTCGTGCGATCGTTAAAAAAATCAAAGATTTGAACATCACTGAACTTTCAGTTGAGCCTAAAGATCTTGAAGGCAAAGTCCTTGCTAAACCGTTGATTGATGAATCCACAGGTGAAATCATCGCGGACGCGAATGCTGAATTGAACACAGCGATCATCAACCGCGCTATCGAAGCCGGTATCGATCGTTTCTTCATGATCTTCTTTGACGGTTTGACGGTGGGACCTTACCTGCGCAACACATTGTTGGTAGATAAAGTTTCTAACAAAGACGAATCATTGATTGAGATCTACAAACGTCTTCGCCCAGGTGAACCACCAACACTTGAAGCGGCGACTACGTTCTTTGGTCGTCTGTTCTTTGATCCTGAAACATATGACCTCTCTGAAGTAGGTCGTATTAAAATCAATCACCGTTTCTCTATCTCTATGGACGAGTGCCCGCCTTCACACCGCACACTGACTCATAAAGATATCTTAAGCACGATCAAAACTTTGATCGATCTTAAAAACGGTCGCGGCGTGATCGACGATATCGATCATTTGGGTAATCGCCGTGTTCGTTCCGTGGGTGAGTTATTAGAAAATCAATACCGTATTGGTTTGGTTCGTATGGAACGCGCGATTCGTGAGCGTATGTCTCTACAAGACGTAGAAACAATGATGCCGCACGATCTAGTGAATGCGAAACCAGTCAATGCCGTAGTTAAAGAATTCTTCGGTTCTTCTCAATTGTCACAGTTCATGGACCAAACGAATCCATTGTCAGAGATCACGCACAAACGTCGTCTTTCGGCTCTTGGACCCGGCGGTTTGACTCGTGATCGCGCAGGTTTCGAAGTACGTGACGTACATCCGACGCATTACGGTCGTATTTGTCCGATCGAAACTCCAGAGGGACCAAACATCGGTTTGATCGCGTCTTTGGCGACTTATGCTCGTATCAACAACTACGGTTTCATTGAGACTCCGTATCGCAAAGTTGAGCAAGGTAACGTATCTAAAGACATCAACTATCTTTCAGCTCTAGAAGAAGCGGGACATCACATTGCTCCTGCGGCTCGCGATGAGGCTGGAAACAAAGCGATCCAAACTCCAACAACAATCACTCGCCGTGACGGTGAGTACGAAATCGTAGACAAAGATAAAGTAGCTTTGATGGACGTATCTCCTTCTCAGCTAGTTTCTATCGCCGCGTCTTTGATTCCATTCCTAGAGCACGATGACGCCAACCGTGCCTTGATGGGATCGAACATGCAACGTCAAGCGGTTCCATTGTTGCGTTCTCGCGCACCACTAGTAGGTACAGGTGTAGAGCGTTTAGTTGCTCGCGATTCTGGTACTTCCGTAGTTGCTCAGAACGACGGTATCGTTGAAGAAGTAGATGCATCTCGTATCGTTATCCGCCGTTTTGCCAAAGGTGGAGAGTTGGGTGCGAACGTTGATATCTACAACTTAACGAAGTACCAACGTACAAATCAAAATACATGCTTCAATCAAAAACCAATCGTAACAGTTGGTGACCGTATCTCTAAAGGTGACATCGTAGCCGATGGTCCTTCTACAGAGCTAGGTGAGTTGGCATTGGGACAAAACATCCTGGTGGCCTTCACTCCTTGGCAGGGTTACAACTTCGAGGACTCGATCTTGATTTCTGAGCGTCTTCTTAAAGATGACGTTTACACATCTATCCACATCGAAGAGTTCGAGTGCGTAGCGCGTGACACGAAATTAGGTAAAGAAGAGATCACTCGCGATATCGCCAACGTCGGTGAAGAAGCCCTTAAAGACCTTGATAGCTCGGGTATCATCCGCATCGGTGCGGAAGTTCGTCCAGGGTTTATTTTGGTAGGTAAAGTGACTCCAAAAGGTGAAACACAGTTGTCACCTGAAGAAAAACTTCTTCGCGCGATCTTCGGTGAAAAAGCGGGGGACGTTCGAGATACCTCCCTTCGTGCGCCATCGGGCGTTTACGGAACAGTTATCGACGCCCAAGTTTACTCTCGTGAGGGAGCGGACCGCGACGAGCGCTTGTCTTTAATTATCGAAGAGAAAAAGCGCAAATTAGAAAAAGACTTGGCTGTTGAGCAAAACGTTATCAAAAATAACGCGATCTCTAAGCTTCGTGACATCCTAGTTGGTAAAACAACTAACGGCGTTCTTTTGAACGAAGACGGAAGTCAGAAGTTGCTTAACAAAGGTCAAATCATCACTGAGTCGGATATCGAAACAGTTCCATTTGAATTGTTAAACTATATCCCTCTTGAGCAAGATCTTGAGTTCCAAGTGAACAAGATCATCGACAACGCTCGTAACCAATTGGATGCCGTTAAGTTGGTATTCAATGAAAAAATCGATCGTTTGCGCAAAGGTGATGAGTTGCCTCCAGGCGTAATTAAAATGGTTAAAGTTTACGTTGCGATTAAACGTAAAATGCAAGTCGGTGACAAATTCGCCGGCCGCCACGGAAATAAAGGTGTCGTTTCTAAAGTACTAGCTGCTGAAGACATGCCTTACCTTGCTGACGGAACTCCTGTCGACATGGTTCTAAATCCGCTGGGCGTTCCTTCTCGTATGAACATCGGGCAGATCCTCGAGGTGCATTTGGGTTGGGCCGCGCACAATCTTGGTAAGCAATTAGGTGCTCACCTTGATAAGTGGAATGCAGAAAACGCACGTAAAGACATGAAAGACATTTTCAATGACACAGACATCTCTGCGAAACTTGATAAAGCAGACGATGGTTCATTGAAATCAATCGTGACTAGAATGAAGAATGGTATCCACGTAGGTACGCCAGTATTCGACGGAGCTCGTGAAACAGACGTGAAGGGCTTGCTTGATAAAGCGCAAGTTCCAACTTCTGGTAAATCGGTTCTATTCGATGGTCGTACAGGCGAGCCGTTCACGAATCCAGTTACGGTCGGTATCATGTACATGTTGAAACTTCACCATCTGGTTGAAGAGAAGATCCATGCTCGTTCTATCGGACCTTATTCACTAGTTTCGCAACAACCTCTGGGCGGTAAAGCACAGTTCGGTGGTCAGCGTCTAGGGGAGATGGAAGTTTGGGCGATCGAGGCTTATGGTGCCGCGTACTCACTACAAGAATTCTTAACTGTGAAGTCCGATGACGTAGCAGGTAGAACTCGTATGTACGAAAGCATCGTGAAGGGTGAAAACATCCTTGAGCCGGGTCTTCCTGAATCGTTCAACGTTCTAGTAAAAGAGCTTCAATCTCTGGCACTAAATGTTGAATTGATGGAATCCGACATTCTACGCGATCAAGATGAAGATTTTGATGGCGACGACATGATGGAAGTTGAAGTAACGCCTGCCCCTGTTTCGTCTGGAAACGACGAACAAGGTCAGCATTAA
- a CDS encoding GNAT family N-acetyltransferase, with protein sequence MEYNYVNENLRLRSFTEADIGTALKWYADPIVLSGTISPNRTEPCSEQMIRAMYKDLSNRGQFYIVEYYDTMWISIGDVTLAKDTMPIVIGNSRYRGKGIAKAVVLHLLQLARASKWEKITLKEIYRDNLASQKLYQSCGFKKISENDESFIFEIRLQ encoded by the coding sequence GTGGAATATAATTACGTTAACGAAAACCTAAGACTTCGATCTTTCACCGAGGCGGATATTGGAACAGCGTTGAAATGGTATGCTGATCCTATCGTGCTATCGGGTACGATTTCTCCTAATCGCACTGAACCATGCTCGGAGCAAATGATACGAGCCATGTACAAGGACCTAAGTAATCGCGGTCAGTTTTATATTGTCGAATACTATGACACCATGTGGATCTCTATTGGGGATGTGACCCTTGCCAAAGACACAATGCCAATTGTGATTGGTAACTCCAGGTACAGAGGCAAGGGAATTGCAAAAGCCGTTGTTCTTCATCTACTGCAGCTTGCTCGGGCGTCTAAATGGGAAAAGATTACCTTAAAAGAAATTTACAGGGACAACTTAGCGTCACAGAAGCTCTACCAATCATGTGGATTCAAGAAGATATCTGAGAATGATGAAAGCTTCATCTTCGAAATCAGGCTCCAATAA
- a CDS encoding pre-toxin TG domain-containing protein — protein MRLFIKLALIVCGLLLSQCGTVPKNIPTFSKEVIEPQVQEKITLYQIDVVKIKKDMARLKEIIKRKKVLSPQDEALHRSLLQAYKQLKYRPFEGQLSIPPKTALTLPLKSYCLEGGKAAPQSDEVFQWRKNNGKFLYLKEILKLSAEGKYDQADIQQIVWGLHNQTLWENYPEAEQSILKRIDVNAPLKLPSKIKSEFKDKIFDEMTGKVPGEIFKAADLVKGRYYDYQDFMQATMSAKAQGAVPKQRLSSVEGTSLYVLTQSEGFDRQEVSFFNTTDQPQSLSLYDYYQAPFRQNVQAIAAYFGWNSERELLAGLEKLLYDDMVRAGFGFVPGLNDLIDLYEAGTGKNFFTDEYLTDQERFMAAIGVLAGSGEAYRYADKVLHGPVSYADDVQKKYRQIKNMESYKTLEKLSRDVEELNISHDWRVKVSKGSKKELQGIEFLDPNNDHIRVRVMPGKPNSEYRNSRDAYIRVSKDGKYYDKNGIKLEVEDTDDSHIPFGDFDISKFPWIKPEVE, from the coding sequence ATGCGATTATTTATAAAACTGGCACTGATAGTCTGCGGCCTGCTTCTCTCTCAATGTGGCACGGTGCCAAAAAATATTCCCACGTTTTCTAAAGAAGTCATTGAACCTCAAGTTCAAGAGAAAATAACTCTTTATCAGATCGACGTCGTAAAAATAAAAAAAGATATGGCTCGCTTGAAAGAAATTATCAAGCGAAAGAAAGTATTAAGTCCCCAAGATGAGGCTTTGCATAGATCATTGCTGCAGGCCTATAAACAGCTCAAATATCGCCCATTCGAAGGGCAACTATCTATTCCTCCTAAAACTGCATTAACACTGCCACTAAAGTCGTATTGTCTTGAAGGTGGAAAGGCTGCACCTCAGAGCGACGAAGTTTTTCAATGGCGTAAAAACAACGGAAAATTTCTTTATCTTAAGGAAATTTTAAAGCTTTCAGCGGAAGGTAAATACGATCAGGCGGACATCCAGCAGATCGTGTGGGGATTGCACAACCAAACTCTTTGGGAAAACTATCCTGAAGCTGAGCAGTCGATCTTGAAGAGGATAGATGTCAATGCGCCTCTGAAGCTTCCTTCAAAGATAAAATCTGAATTTAAAGATAAGATATTTGATGAGATGACCGGGAAAGTTCCTGGGGAGATTTTTAAAGCCGCTGATTTGGTGAAGGGGCGATATTACGACTATCAAGATTTCATGCAGGCGACCATGTCAGCGAAAGCTCAAGGGGCAGTACCTAAGCAAAGACTTTCGTCTGTCGAAGGCACTTCACTTTATGTATTGACGCAGTCTGAAGGTTTTGACCGGCAAGAAGTGTCTTTCTTTAACACGACAGACCAACCTCAGAGTTTGAGTTTGTACGATTATTATCAGGCTCCTTTCCGTCAAAATGTTCAAGCCATTGCGGCCTATTTTGGTTGGAATTCCGAGCGAGAGCTTCTAGCTGGTCTCGAAAAACTTTTATATGACGACATGGTTCGTGCCGGGTTTGGATTTGTACCTGGACTGAACGATCTTATAGATCTCTATGAAGCCGGAACCGGAAAAAACTTTTTTACGGACGAATACTTAACAGATCAAGAGCGTTTCATGGCAGCCATAGGAGTTTTAGCCGGAAGTGGCGAAGCCTATCGCTATGCCGATAAAGTTCTGCATGGACCGGTCTCCTATGCAGATGATGTCCAAAAAAAGTATCGGCAGATCAAAAACATGGAGAGCTATAAGACTTTAGAGAAACTGAGTAGAGACGTTGAGGAACTCAATATTTCTCATGACTGGCGAGTGAAGGTTTCAAAAGGTAGTAAAAAAGAACTTCAGGGAATCGAGTTTCTTGATCCCAACAACGACCATATAAGAGTAAGGGTCATGCCGGGGAAGCCTAACTCTGAATACCGGAACTCTCGAGATGCCTACATTAGGGTTAGTAAAGATGGAAAATATTACGATAAAAATGGGATTAAGTTAGAGGTGGAAGATACGGATGATTCTCATATCCCATTTGGAGATTTTGATATCTCTAAATTTCCTTGGATCAAGCCGGAGGTAGAATAG
- a CDS encoding cation acetate symporter, which translates to MKNSKLLSLVVIFAAQTAQAAGGDLGQLEKQATNWTAISMFAIFVVATLWITKWAAAKTRSAADFYTAGGGITGFQNGLAIAGDFMSAASFLGISAAVMASGYDGLIYSIGFLVGWPILTFLMAEKLRNLGKFTFADVAAYRFSQVPIRTFAASGTLVVVAFYLIAQMVGAGQLIKLLFGLEYWIAVVIVGILMMVYVLFGGMTATTWVQIIKAGLLLSGASFMAFMVLYHYGFSLEALFADAIRIKTEAAQAAGSSGEEAISKGVSIMAPGNFVKDPISTISFGMALMFGTAGLPHILMRFFTVPDAKEARKSVFWATTWIGYFYILTFIIGFGAIVLVSSNPNFLDSKGGLLGGGNMAAVHLATAVGGNVFLGFISAVAFATILAVVAGLTLSGASAVSHDLYSTVIKKGKANSASELKVSRLTTIALGVVAVLLGIVFEKQNIAFMVSLAFAVAASANFPVLFMSVLWKGCTTRGAFCGGFAGLITAVVLTVLSPSVWEATLGNPAGSAPFPYTSPAIFSMPLAFVLIWLVSLTDRSARAEQDKAGFLAQSVRSETGIGAEGASGH; encoded by the coding sequence ATGAAAAATTCAAAATTATTATCCTTGGTTGTGATCTTTGCTGCTCAAACGGCGCAGGCCGCGGGCGGTGACCTTGGGCAGCTTGAAAAGCAAGCGACAAATTGGACGGCAATTTCTATGTTCGCCATTTTCGTGGTGGCCACTTTGTGGATTACGAAATGGGCCGCCGCTAAGACTCGTTCGGCGGCCGATTTTTATACGGCCGGTGGCGGGATCACGGGATTTCAGAATGGCTTAGCGATCGCGGGCGACTTTATGTCGGCGGCCTCCTTTTTGGGAATTTCTGCCGCAGTTATGGCCAGCGGCTATGATGGGTTGATTTACTCCATCGGGTTTTTAGTGGGTTGGCCGATTTTAACTTTCTTGATGGCCGAAAAATTACGCAACTTAGGCAAATTCACTTTCGCCGATGTGGCGGCTTATCGATTCAGTCAAGTTCCTATCAGAACTTTTGCGGCGTCGGGAACTTTGGTCGTCGTGGCTTTCTATTTGATTGCGCAGATGGTGGGTGCAGGGCAATTGATCAAACTTCTTTTCGGATTAGAATATTGGATCGCGGTTGTTATCGTGGGCATCTTGATGATGGTGTATGTGCTTTTTGGCGGAATGACGGCGACCACGTGGGTGCAAATTATTAAGGCCGGACTTTTGCTTTCGGGTGCATCTTTTATGGCCTTCATGGTTTTATACCACTACGGATTTTCGTTAGAGGCGCTCTTTGCCGATGCTATTCGCATTAAAACAGAGGCGGCTCAAGCCGCGGGATCTAGTGGTGAAGAAGCGATTTCTAAAGGCGTTTCTATTATGGCGCCCGGAAATTTTGTGAAGGATCCGATTTCCACAATTTCTTTTGGTATGGCCTTGATGTTTGGAACTGCCGGTTTGCCGCATATCTTGATGCGTTTCTTTACTGTTCCAGATGCAAAAGAAGCAAGAAAATCTGTTTTCTGGGCGACGACCTGGATTGGGTATTTCTATATTCTTACTTTCATTATCGGCTTCGGGGCGATTGTTTTGGTTTCGTCCAATCCTAACTTCTTAGATTCTAAAGGCGGACTGCTAGGTGGCGGCAATATGGCGGCTGTTCATTTGGCCACGGCTGTTGGTGGGAATGTGTTTCTTGGATTTATTTCAGCGGTCGCGTTTGCGACGATCTTGGCCGTTGTTGCGGGTCTTACTTTGTCCGGAGCTTCGGCCGTGTCGCATGATCTTTATTCAACGGTCATAAAAAAAGGAAAAGCCAACTCGGCCTCAGAGCTGAAAGTGTCACGGTTGACGACGATCGCTCTGGGAGTTGTGGCGGTTCTTTTAGGGATTGTTTTTGAAAAACAAAATATCGCCTTCATGGTGTCCTTAGCTTTTGCCGTGGCTGCTTCGGCGAATTTTCCGGTTTTATTTATGTCGGTCCTTTGGAAAGGTTGCACCACGCGAGGGGCTTTTTGCGGAGGCTTTGCGGGACTTATTACGGCCGTGGTCCTCACAGTTTTATCTCCTTCGGTGTGGGAAGCCACATTGGGAAATCCTGCGGGAAGTGCGCCGTTTCCTTACACTTCGCCCGCGATTTTTTCGATGCCTTTAGCTTTCGTATTGATTTGGTTGGTGTCACTTACAGACCGCAGTGCGCGGGCCGAACAGGATAAAGCCGGATTCTTAGCGCAGTCAGTGCGATCCGAAACGGGCATCGGGGCGGAGGGGGCTTCGGGACATTAG
- a CDS encoding DUF485 domain-containing protein yields the protein MDHKSVRAISENPTYQHLVKTRSRYAWTLTAILMVVFYGYIYLVAFHREIMAQRIGEGVMTLSIPLGIGVIVFTVLITGVYVRKANADFDKWTREVKESIK from the coding sequence ATGGACCACAAATCTGTACGCGCCATCTCTGAAAATCCGACCTACCAACACTTAGTTAAAACCAGATCACGATATGCTTGGACCTTAACGGCGATCCTTATGGTTGTCTTTTATGGTTACATTTATCTTGTCGCCTTTCATCGCGAAATCATGGCGCAAAGAATTGGTGAAGGAGTCATGACTCTTTCGATTCCGCTAGGGATAGGGGTGATTGTGTTTACGGTTCTGATCACCGGAGTGTATGTACGTAAGGCAAACGCGGACTTTGATAAATGGACTCGTGAAGTGAAAGAGAGCATCAAGTAA
- a CDS encoding DOPA 4,5-dioxygenase family protein, whose translation MLPAGFPREFDAHFYFDLSSKERAEELLQRAIEEFRDQKVFVGQLIPEAIGPHPTPMFEINFPKSLFTDVVVWLMHERKGLSILVG comes from the coding sequence TTGTTGCCGGCAGGATTTCCTCGAGAATTTGATGCGCATTTTTATTTTGACCTCTCATCAAAAGAAAGGGCCGAAGAATTGCTTCAAAGGGCGATCGAAGAGTTTCGTGATCAAAAAGTTTTTGTCGGCCAGCTGATTCCCGAAGCCATCGGTCCTCATCCAACACCGATGTTTGAAATCAATTTCCCGAAAAGTCTTTTTACTGATGTCGTCGTGTGGTTGATGCACGAACGGAAAGGCCTTTCGATCTTAGTGGGCTAG
- a CDS encoding DUF3015 family protein — MKLLVIALAMVGFSMTANAQKGLKGDGVYGTAGCGLGSMVFGKEEGAMQVIAATLNGTGVQTFGITSGTSNCGKGLFAKAEVNSFIQSNAVALESDIARGQGETLSTLNNMLGCDAQFGSTLQQNYKSIYAPGTDSSEKIQVLAQSCQG, encoded by the coding sequence ATGAAACTTCTAGTTATTGCTCTTGCTATGGTGGGCTTCTCTATGACAGCAAACGCACAAAAAGGTCTTAAAGGCGATGGCGTTTACGGAACTGCTGGTTGCGGTCTTGGTTCAATGGTTTTCGGTAAAGAAGAAGGCGCTATGCAAGTTATCGCTGCAACTTTGAACGGTACTGGCGTTCAAACTTTCGGTATCACTTCTGGTACTTCAAACTGCGGTAAAGGTCTTTTCGCAAAAGCGGAAGTGAACTCTTTCATCCAATCAAATGCCGTAGCTCTTGAAAGCGACATTGCTCGTGGCCAAGGCGAAACTTTGAGCACATTGAATAACATGTTGGGCTGTGACGCTCAATTCGGTTCAACTCTTCAACAAAACTACAAATCAATCTATGCTCCAGGCACAGATTCTTCTGAAAAAATCCAAGTTTTGGCGCAAAGCTGCCAAGGCTAA
- a CDS encoding Lnb N-terminal periplasmic domain-containing protein: protein MEMGLFSFLTFFVFCSVATAQVPPPTESLITRAKNEKWAEHLQWHRLIQYEKNLLGGYKSSAEPGPFFLSPQGQKNPESELLATLAAFSDEKVLVSSQDSKYKEPAACVFPARKIWIEKISGHKFASPACERYERFIEILAPKSLTYVFSSYYLNNPASAFGHTFLRINKAPSARDGERYELSDYGVGYAAMKVSDNPLVYSFLGLSGLMPGTFDINPYYYKVREYNDFESRDLWEYDLDFNPEEVQMVVAYIWELLGAHFNYHYMSENCAYRILSIFEVARPSLDLTSKQKAQVMPADTVGTLNQVPGLITKIHYRPSVRALFETRYQTLNSEEKKRLYKFSRSNNLADLKDGLSKDEQRHTLDAAMDFLDYRYPKEILMKTGKFHLKKQVLAERAEVGGITPTLKVPEPWSEAPHDAQGSRRWGLGGREWNNQKYYLLDMKLALHDLLDPKIGYPPTAEMTMGSFSASYNLDNHEVALDRALIYEVVSLSPVNDFNDSPSWRLKVSVERGYENNCAGLCRWTEISGGSGMTRTFFGHLDLAIWLRATGMTSPDFAIETWRVGAGPSVMARWNHGKFSFLAESYYRYDYKGVDTEFRQNSVGVNLSLNKSFSIRLQGEDVQNTQRLDGKIFWYY from the coding sequence ATGGAAATGGGGCTTTTTTCTTTTCTTACGTTCTTTGTTTTTTGCTCTGTAGCTACGGCTCAAGTTCCGCCCCCGACAGAGTCCCTGATCACTCGCGCTAAAAATGAAAAATGGGCTGAACATTTACAATGGCATCGCCTTATTCAATATGAAAAAAATCTTTTAGGTGGATATAAAAGCAGTGCTGAACCCGGACCTTTCTTTTTAAGTCCGCAGGGTCAAAAAAATCCTGAAAGTGAATTGCTAGCGACCTTGGCCGCGTTCAGCGACGAAAAAGTTTTAGTCTCTTCTCAAGATAGTAAATATAAAGAACCAGCCGCGTGCGTCTTCCCCGCTCGTAAAATCTGGATAGAAAAAATCAGTGGCCACAAGTTTGCTTCGCCAGCATGTGAGCGCTATGAACGCTTTATCGAAATTCTGGCGCCAAAATCTTTAACTTATGTTTTTTCTTCTTATTACCTAAACAATCCTGCTTCGGCTTTTGGACATACTTTTTTACGCATTAACAAAGCCCCTTCTGCACGAGACGGGGAACGCTATGAGCTGTCCGATTACGGTGTGGGTTATGCCGCGATGAAAGTTTCCGACAACCCCTTGGTTTATTCTTTTTTAGGTCTCTCGGGCTTGATGCCGGGAACCTTTGATATCAATCCTTATTATTATAAAGTCCGCGAATACAATGACTTTGAGTCCCGCGATCTTTGGGAATACGACCTGGATTTCAATCCTGAAGAAGTCCAGATGGTGGTCGCCTATATCTGGGAACTTTTAGGCGCACATTTTAATTATCACTATATGTCGGAAAATTGCGCCTACCGCATCCTTTCCATTTTTGAAGTGGCGCGCCCCAGCCTTGACCTCACCTCCAAACAAAAAGCCCAAGTCATGCCGGCAGATACCGTCGGAACCTTGAATCAAGTCCCAGGACTGATCACCAAAATCCACTATCGTCCTTCGGTGCGCGCTTTATTTGAAACTCGTTACCAGACCTTGAACTCTGAAGAAAAAAAACGTCTCTATAAATTTTCACGCAGCAATAACTTGGCGGATTTAAAAGACGGCCTTTCTAAAGATGAACAGCGGCACACTTTGGATGCCGCCATGGATTTTTTAGACTATCGCTATCCCAAAGAAATTTTGATGAAGACGGGAAAGTTTCATTTAAAAAAACAAGTCCTAGCAGAAAGAGCGGAAGTCGGCGGCATCACACCCACTTTAAAAGTTCCTGAGCCTTGGAGTGAGGCTCCTCACGATGCCCAAGGTTCACGCCGCTGGGGCTTGGGTGGCCGAGAATGGAACAATCAAAAATATTATCTATTAGATATGAAACTTGCTTTGCATGATCTTTTAGATCCCAAGATCGGCTATCCGCCGACCGCAGAAATGACGATGGGATCTTTCAGCGCTTCTTACAACCTAGACAATCACGAAGTGGCTTTGGATCGCGCACTTATTTACGAAGTGGTTTCTTTGTCGCCGGTGAATGACTTTAATGACAGTCCTTCGTGGCGCTTAAAAGTGTCCGTGGAACGAGGGTATGAAAATAACTGTGCCGGTCTTTGTCGATGGACGGAAATCAGTGGCGGATCAGGTATGACCAGAACATTTTTTGGTCATCTTGATTTAGCCATTTGGTTGCGAGCCACGGGCATGACCAGTCCTGATTTTGCCATTGAAACCTGGCGCGTGGGTGCCGGACCTAGTGTCATGGCCCGTTGGAATCACGGCAAGTTTTCTTTTTTGGCCGAATCTTATTATCGCTATGATTATAAGGGTGTCGATACGGAGTTTCGCCAAAATTCTGTCGGCGTGAATTTAAGTCTTAATAAGTCTTTCAGCATTCGTTTGCAAGGCGAAGATGTACAAAACACGCAACGCCTTGATGGTAAGATCTTCTGGTATTATTAG